The following are encoded in a window of Sandaracinaceae bacterium genomic DNA:
- a CDS encoding alpha/beta hydrolase, with translation MTLTRTLLHLPERNLHMSALVAGDAGPLVVLCHGFPGLSYSYRHQLTALAAAGYRAVALDMKGYGQSDRPLALEAYQARVVSDDLAAVLDALGAERAVFVGHDFGAKAAFCMALHHPERVAGVVSLAVPYGVQFAGAKDEDGGAKRSAEGATAVGKARADGSTAEEKPPADGKKRGKRPSEGYAAIAKRHFFHMHYFQTVGPAEAELGARPREFLTRLFHALSGAGRLLDWSRFPAEGTGYLDVLEAAPPLPWPWLSDADMDVYVSEYTRGPVEAHFIGGLSCYRVTDLDWEHDPDYGRVPIECPALFLCGERDPVLKIVTPESISGMTRRLPNLVGSHIVPGVGHFVQQEAPEATNTALLAFLRAVAPVG, from the coding sequence ATGACCCTGACGCGGACCCTGCTGCACCTGCCCGAGCGCAACCTCCACATGAGCGCGCTCGTGGCGGGGGACGCGGGTCCGCTGGTGGTGCTCTGCCACGGCTTCCCGGGGCTGTCCTACAGCTACCGTCACCAGCTCACGGCGCTGGCGGCGGCGGGCTATCGCGCGGTGGCGCTGGACATGAAGGGCTACGGCCAGAGCGACCGGCCCTTGGCGCTCGAGGCGTACCAAGCGCGTGTGGTCTCCGATGACCTGGCCGCCGTGCTGGATGCGCTGGGCGCCGAGCGTGCGGTGTTCGTGGGCCACGACTTCGGTGCGAAGGCGGCGTTCTGCATGGCGCTGCATCACCCCGAGCGTGTCGCGGGTGTGGTGTCGTTGGCGGTTCCCTACGGCGTGCAGTTCGCGGGCGCGAAGGACGAAGACGGCGGGGCCAAGCGCAGCGCAGAGGGCGCCACCGCAGTGGGGAAAGCCCGCGCGGACGGCAGCACTGCGGAGGAGAAACCTCCAGCGGATGGCAAGAAGCGCGGCAAGCGTCCGAGCGAAGGCTACGCGGCCATCGCCAAGCGCCACTTCTTCCACATGCACTACTTCCAGACCGTGGGCCCCGCCGAGGCCGAGCTGGGCGCGCGTCCACGCGAGTTCCTGACACGCCTCTTCCACGCGCTGAGCGGCGCCGGACGCTTGCTGGACTGGTCGCGCTTCCCCGCCGAGGGCACCGGCTACCTGGACGTGCTCGAGGCCGCGCCGCCGCTTCCGTGGCCGTGGCTGAGCGACGCCGACATGGACGTCTACGTGAGCGAGTACACGCGAGGCCCGGTCGAGGCGCACTTCATCGGCGGCCTCAGTTGCTATCGCGTCACCGACCTCGACTGGGAGCACGACCCCGACTACGGACGCGTGCCCATCGAGTGCCCTGCCCTCTTCCTCTGCGGCGAGCGCGACCCCGTGCTGAAGATCGTCACCCCCGAGTCCATCTCCGGCATGACGCGACGCCTGCCCAACCTGGTGGGCAGCCACATCGTCCCCGGGGTGGGCCACTTCGTTCAGCAAGAGGCGCCCGAGGCCACCAACACCGCGCTGCTGGCGTTCTTGCGCGCGGTGGCTCCCGTGGGCTGA
- the sucD gene encoding succinate--CoA ligase subunit alpha: MSILVNKDTKLIVQGITGKTGQFHTEQCIKYGTNVVGGVTPGRGGSEVLGVPIFDTVEQAMAATGANASCIFVPPPFAADAILECVEAQMPLAICITEGIPVMDMLKVRRMLDGQKATRLIGPNCPGVITPDECKIGIMPGHIHKKGRIGVVSKSGTLTYEAVGQLTALGIGQSTAVGVGGDPIAGTDFIDILAMFEADSETDAIILIGEIGGNAEELAAAWIKDNFTKPVAGFIAGRTAPPGKRMGHAGAIISGGKGTADAKIEALEAAGVKVAPTPSDMGTTLASLLK; the protein is encoded by the coding sequence ATGAGTATCCTCGTCAACAAAGACACCAAGCTGATCGTTCAGGGGATCACCGGCAAGACCGGGCAGTTCCACACCGAGCAGTGCATCAAGTACGGAACCAACGTGGTCGGCGGCGTGACGCCCGGTCGCGGCGGCAGCGAAGTCCTGGGCGTGCCCATCTTCGACACCGTGGAGCAGGCCATGGCGGCCACCGGCGCCAACGCGAGCTGCATCTTCGTGCCGCCTCCGTTCGCGGCCGACGCCATCCTCGAGTGCGTCGAGGCGCAGATGCCCCTCGCCATCTGCATCACCGAGGGCATCCCCGTCATGGACATGCTCAAGGTGCGCCGCATGCTGGACGGCCAGAAGGCCACCCGGCTCATCGGGCCCAACTGCCCGGGCGTCATCACGCCGGACGAGTGCAAGATCGGCATCATGCCGGGGCACATCCACAAGAAGGGCCGCATCGGCGTCGTGTCCAAGTCGGGCACGCTCACCTATGAGGCCGTGGGTCAGCTCACGGCGCTCGGCATCGGTCAGTCCACCGCGGTGGGCGTCGGCGGCGACCCCATCGCGGGCACCGACTTCATCGACATCCTGGCCATGTTCGAGGCGGACTCCGAGACGGATGCCATCATCCTCATCGGCGAGATCGGCGGCAACGCGGAAGAACTCGCGGCGGCCTGGATCAAGGACAACTTCACCAAGCCCGTGGCCGGCTTCATCGCGGGCCGCACGGCCCCTCCGGGCAAGCGCATGGGCCATGCCGGCGCCATCATCTCGGGCGGCAAGGGCACGGCAGATGCCAAGATCGAAGCGCTCGAGGCGGCTGGCGTGAAGGTCGCACCGACCCCTTCGGACATGGGCACCACGCTCGCTTCGCTGCTGAAGTAG
- the moeB gene encoding molybdopterin-synthase adenylyltransferase MoeB — MAKTYADLLQEAKGQIKQVTLEDLNARISAGEKITLVDVREKDEWRQGFIPDAVHLPRGFLEMQAGSKLPNKDAKLVVYCAGGVRSAFAAKALQDLGYTDVESANPGYGQWKDKGFPITSPFAFTDEQLDRYSRHLLLPEVGEKGQQKLLEARVLLLGAGGLGAPAALYLAAAGVGTLGIVDGDHVDASNLQRQVIHGMDRVGTPKVESAAKTIRNLNPDVKIIPFNERLDSSNVDRIFDMGWDVIVDGLDNFPTRYLVNDASIWKKIPVVHGSIFRFDGQVTTFIPHDGPCYRCLYPEPPPAHLAPSCAEAGVLGVLPGVIGVLQATEAVKIILGVGKPLNGRLLQYDSLDMAFRTFKLRHDKTCPVCGDNPTITSYIDYEGFCAGV; from the coding sequence ATGGCGAAGACGTACGCGGACCTCCTGCAAGAGGCCAAGGGCCAGATCAAGCAGGTCACTCTCGAAGACCTCAACGCTCGCATCAGCGCGGGTGAGAAGATCACGCTCGTGGACGTGCGCGAGAAGGACGAGTGGCGCCAGGGGTTCATCCCGGACGCAGTGCACCTCCCGCGCGGCTTCCTCGAGATGCAGGCCGGCTCGAAGCTCCCCAACAAGGACGCGAAGCTAGTGGTCTACTGCGCGGGTGGCGTGCGCAGCGCGTTCGCGGCGAAGGCCCTCCAGGACCTGGGCTACACCGACGTGGAGTCCGCCAACCCGGGCTACGGCCAGTGGAAGGACAAGGGCTTCCCCATCACGTCGCCGTTCGCCTTCACGGACGAGCAGCTGGACCGCTACTCGCGCCACTTACTCTTGCCCGAGGTGGGCGAGAAGGGGCAGCAGAAGCTGCTGGAGGCGCGCGTGCTGCTTCTCGGCGCCGGTGGTCTCGGCGCTCCGGCGGCGCTCTACCTGGCTGCGGCCGGCGTGGGCACGCTGGGCATCGTCGACGGCGACCACGTGGACGCCAGCAACCTGCAGCGGCAGGTCATCCACGGCATGGATCGCGTGGGCACGCCCAAGGTGGAGTCTGCGGCCAAGACCATCCGCAACCTCAACCCCGACGTGAAGATCATCCCGTTCAACGAGCGCCTCGACAGCAGCAACGTCGACCGCATCTTCGACATGGGCTGGGACGTCATCGTGGACGGCCTCGACAACTTCCCCACGCGCTACCTGGTGAACGACGCCAGCATCTGGAAGAAGATCCCCGTGGTGCACGGCAGCATCTTCCGCTTCGACGGGCAGGTGACCACGTTCATCCCGCACGACGGGCCGTGCTACCGCTGCTTGTATCCGGAGCCGCCGCCGGCGCACCTCGCGCCCAGCTGCGCCGAGGCCGGTGTTCTCGGCGTGCTGCCCGGCGTCATCGGCGTCTTGCAGGCCACCGAGGCGGTCAAGATCATCCTCGGGGTGGGCAAGCCGCTGAACGGCCGCCTGCTGCAGTACGACAGCCTCGACATGGCGTTCCGCACCTTCAAGCTGCGGCACGACAAGACCTGTCCAGTGTGCGGTGATAACCCCACCATCACGAGCTACATCGACTACGAAGGCTTCTGCGCGGGCGTCTGA
- a CDS encoding adenylosuccinate synthase, translated as MPALVIVGAQWGDEGKGKVVDIYTPYADLVVRYAGGANAGHTLVVKGEKLILHLIPSGILHDGQCVIAQGTVLDPEVLLREIDQLEARGVDCQSRLKVSDRAHVVLPQHKLIDGLRETAKGDDAIGTTKRGIGPTYEDKVGRRGVRMGDLRSRARLEPKLVANLAAWRPVIEAHGGEVPAIEPILEAYLAMGARLGDAICDTAQIVGDAVDKDQRILLEGAQGTMLDIDHGTYPFVTSSNAIAGGACAGAGMGPTAISHVVGIAKAYATRVGGGPFPTELNDATGQRLRDVGVEYGSTTGRPRRCGWMDAVALRLAVRVNGMTEIALTKLDVLRGLDTLQICVAYDLDGERLSVPPYDDLERCTPIYESMPGFSEDISGCRVRADLPETARKYIERIEELVGCKVGIISVGPDREATADVSNPFGR; from the coding sequence ATGCCTGCTTTGGTTATTGTAGGGGCCCAGTGGGGCGACGAGGGTAAGGGTAAGGTCGTCGACATCTACACCCCGTACGCCGATCTCGTGGTGCGCTACGCCGGTGGTGCCAACGCCGGTCACACCCTCGTGGTGAAGGGCGAGAAGCTCATCCTGCACCTCATCCCCAGCGGGATCCTGCACGACGGCCAGTGCGTCATCGCCCAGGGCACCGTGCTGGATCCCGAGGTGCTGCTGCGCGAGATCGACCAGCTCGAGGCGCGCGGCGTGGACTGCCAGTCGCGGCTCAAGGTGTCGGACCGCGCCCACGTGGTGCTGCCGCAACACAAGCTCATCGATGGCCTGCGCGAGACCGCCAAGGGCGACGACGCCATCGGCACCACCAAGCGGGGCATCGGGCCCACCTACGAAGACAAGGTCGGCCGGCGCGGCGTGCGCATGGGCGACCTGCGCAGCCGCGCGCGCCTCGAGCCCAAGCTCGTGGCCAACCTGGCGGCGTGGCGCCCGGTCATCGAAGCACACGGTGGCGAGGTGCCGGCCATCGAGCCCATCCTCGAGGCCTACCTGGCCATGGGGGCGCGCCTCGGCGACGCCATCTGCGACACCGCCCAGATCGTGGGCGACGCCGTCGACAAGGACCAGCGCATCCTGCTCGAGGGCGCGCAGGGCACCATGCTGGACATCGACCACGGCACGTACCCGTTCGTGACCAGCAGCAACGCCATCGCAGGCGGCGCCTGCGCGGGTGCGGGCATGGGGCCCACGGCCATCTCGCATGTGGTCGGCATCGCCAAGGCCTACGCCACGCGTGTGGGCGGCGGGCCCTTCCCCACCGAGCTGAACGACGCCACCGGGCAGCGGCTGCGCGACGTGGGCGTGGAGTACGGCAGCACCACGGGCCGGCCGCGGCGCTGCGGCTGGATGGACGCCGTGGCCCTGCGCCTGGCGGTGCGCGTCAACGGCATGACCGAGATCGCGCTCACCAAGCTGGACGTGCTGCGCGGCCTCGACACCCTGCAGATCTGCGTGGCCTACGACCTGGACGGCGAGCGCCTGAGCGTGCCGCCGTACGACGACCTCGAGCGCTGCACGCCCATCTACGAGAGCATGCCCGGCTTCAGCGAGGACATCTCGGGCTGCCGCGTGCGCGCCGACCTGCCGGAGACCGCGCGGAAGTACATCGAGCGCATCGAAGAGCTCGTGGGCTGCAAGGTGGGCATCATCAGCGTGGGGCCCGACCGCGAGGCCACCGCCGACGTGTCGAACCCCTTCGGCCGCTGA
- a CDS encoding sigma-70 family RNA polymerase sigma factor yields MQTSTTALRLVENIDRSDYDASIRPHVPELYGTAVRLTRSRTEADDLLQDTLARAWVFWHRFQKGTNARAWMHRILMNTFITGYRRRRREREIMERVALEVHTQPSHEVALPLEPAASAKDALGDEVRAALETIRPEFRSAVELVDVEERSYQEAAELLGCPIGTIMSRLHRGRRALREQLRGYAFEEGYVSEPSPAMAC; encoded by the coding sequence ATGCAGACCTCCACCACCGCCCTCCGCCTCGTCGAGAACATCGACCGCTCTGACTACGACGCGTCGATTCGCCCGCACGTGCCCGAGCTGTACGGCACCGCCGTGCGCCTCACCCGCTCTCGCACCGAGGCGGACGACCTGCTGCAGGACACGCTCGCCCGCGCGTGGGTGTTCTGGCACCGCTTCCAGAAGGGCACCAACGCCCGTGCGTGGATGCACCGCATCCTGATGAACACCTTCATCACGGGCTATCGCCGCCGCCGCCGCGAGCGCGAGATCATGGAGCGCGTGGCCCTCGAGGTGCACACGCAGCCCAGCCACGAGGTGGCGCTGCCGCTCGAGCCCGCCGCCTCGGCCAAGGACGCGCTGGGCGACGAAGTGCGCGCCGCGCTCGAGACCATTCGGCCCGAGTTCCGCAGCGCCGTCGAGCTGGTGGACGTGGAAGAGCGCTCCTACCAGGAGGCCGCCGAGCTGCTCGGCTGCCCCATCGGCACCATCATGTCGCGTCTGCATCGAGGGCGGCGTGCGCTCCGCGAGCAGCTGCGCGGCTACGCCTTCGAGGAGGGCTACGTCAGCGAGCCCAGCCCGGCGATGGCCTGCTGA
- a CDS encoding DUF3336 domain-containing protein, with product MPPLTTRDPETYDQWVERTRAAADADEIEAFRRDSASDVYDAGLLQEHTTLLQRAREKRRAAELTKLLQEALYRHLGELADARLYERTPLGTKYVVERFYEECLLAIDYLSNPDQTGLPPDETLARFQRAAHGFGRSALLLSGGASLGFFHMGVIKCLFEHDLLPDVLSGASMGAMVACGIASRTDAELRELFTDWSLLRTDALSRKPVTDALRDKAVYDPVRLSEVIKHNNGDYTFAQAFERSGRAVNVSISPTRTRQKPRVLNHLTTPDVTLLSAAIASSSVPGAFPPATLMERQPDGRDVPYMPSELWIDGSFKGDLPMRRISRLHNVNHFIVSQVNPHVAPVRRVTRRRGVLPFVAGMAASTLRVQLTHQLHMARSVAQHTPLYRPLDLAHSLADQSYSGDIDIHPRLRAGALLRTFANISRAELDMHILEGERAVWPLLARIRDQTCVSRALDKAIRELEQRQAKGSVPSRGLV from the coding sequence ATGCCCCCGCTGACCACCCGCGACCCCGAGACGTACGATCAGTGGGTCGAGCGCACGCGCGCCGCAGCCGATGCGGACGAAATCGAGGCCTTTCGCCGCGATTCGGCGTCGGACGTCTACGACGCTGGCCTGTTGCAGGAGCACACCACGCTGCTGCAGCGGGCCCGCGAGAAGCGGCGCGCCGCCGAGCTCACCAAGCTGCTGCAGGAGGCGCTGTATCGCCACCTGGGCGAGCTCGCCGACGCCCGCCTCTACGAACGCACGCCGCTGGGCACCAAATACGTGGTGGAGCGGTTCTACGAAGAGTGCCTGCTCGCCATCGACTACCTGTCGAATCCGGATCAGACGGGGCTCCCGCCCGACGAGACCCTGGCCCGCTTCCAGCGCGCGGCCCATGGCTTCGGGCGCTCGGCGCTCTTGCTCTCGGGCGGCGCCAGCCTCGGCTTCTTCCACATGGGCGTCATCAAGTGCCTGTTCGAGCACGACCTCCTGCCCGACGTGCTCTCCGGGGCGTCGATGGGTGCCATGGTCGCCTGCGGCATCGCCTCGCGCACGGACGCCGAGCTGCGCGAGCTGTTCACGGACTGGAGCCTGCTGCGCACCGACGCGCTGTCACGTAAGCCCGTGACCGACGCCCTGCGCGACAAGGCGGTCTACGACCCGGTTCGCCTGAGCGAGGTCATCAAGCACAACAACGGCGACTACACCTTCGCGCAGGCCTTCGAGCGCAGCGGGCGGGCGGTCAACGTGAGCATCTCGCCCACGCGCACCCGCCAGAAGCCGCGGGTGCTCAACCACCTGACCACGCCGGACGTCACGCTGCTGAGCGCCGCCATCGCGTCCAGCTCGGTGCCCGGAGCGTTCCCGCCCGCCACGCTCATGGAGCGTCAGCCGGACGGCCGTGACGTCCCCTACATGCCGAGCGAGCTGTGGATCGACGGGTCGTTCAAGGGCGACCTGCCCATGCGGCGCATCAGTCGCCTGCACAACGTGAACCACTTCATCGTGAGCCAGGTGAACCCCCACGTGGCCCCGGTGCGGCGGGTCACGCGTCGGCGCGGCGTCCTGCCCTTCGTGGCGGGCATGGCGGCCAGCACCCTGCGGGTGCAGCTCACGCACCAGCTGCACATGGCGCGCAGCGTGGCCCAGCACACCCCGCTCTACCGCCCGCTCGACCTGGCTCACTCGCTGGCCGACCAGAGCTACAGCGGTGACATCGACATCCACCCTCGGCTCCGGGCCGGAGCGCTGCTGCGCACCTTCGCCAACATCAGCCGCGCCGAGCTGGACATGCACATCCTCGAGGGCGAGCGCGCTGTGTGGCCGCTGCTGGCCCGCATCCGTGATCAGACGTGTGTGTCGCGCGCGCTGGACAAGGCGATCCGTGAGCTGGAACAGCGGCAGGCCAAGGGGAGTGTGCCGAGTCGGGGGCTGGTGTAA
- a CDS encoding nitronate monooxygenase, which produces MKNELCEKLGIEFPIFAFSHCRDVVAAVSRAGGLGVLGAVAFSPEQLELELAWLDQHVDGKPYGLDTVMPYKYEGREQGDLSQAQLEAMIPKAHQEWLIKLLQKHGVPEIPANVENTHETLLGWSLSAGTAHVDIGMKHPIRLIANALGPPPEEVVTRAHKEGVLVAALCGSVRQALKQKEAGVDIIIASGYEAGGHTGEIGSMSLIPQVVDAVGDTPVLGAGGMGDGRHLAAAMALGASGIWCGSVWLTTNESDCEDALVEKMLKASETDTVRSRCISGKPARQLITTYTKAWEEKDCPGYLPMPLQGLLTAEAERRIRRHANTVNTPEAADLLGTPVGQVVGMMKTRKPAGKVVYDFVEGYIDAVARLNAMLPEE; this is translated from the coding sequence GTGAAGAACGAACTCTGTGAGAAGCTAGGCATCGAATTCCCCATCTTTGCGTTCAGTCACTGCCGTGACGTCGTCGCTGCGGTGAGCCGCGCGGGCGGCCTCGGCGTGCTCGGCGCGGTCGCGTTCAGCCCCGAGCAGCTCGAGCTCGAGCTGGCCTGGCTCGACCAGCACGTGGACGGCAAGCCCTACGGCCTCGACACGGTGATGCCGTACAAGTACGAGGGCCGCGAGCAGGGCGACCTCAGCCAGGCGCAGCTCGAGGCGATGATCCCGAAGGCGCATCAGGAGTGGCTCATCAAGCTGCTGCAGAAGCATGGCGTGCCCGAGATCCCGGCCAACGTGGAGAACACCCACGAGACGCTGCTGGGCTGGTCGCTCAGCGCCGGCACCGCGCACGTGGACATCGGCATGAAGCACCCCATCCGGCTCATCGCCAACGCGCTCGGGCCCCCGCCCGAAGAGGTGGTGACGCGTGCCCACAAGGAAGGCGTGCTCGTCGCCGCGTTGTGCGGCAGCGTGCGCCAGGCGCTCAAGCAGAAGGAAGCCGGCGTCGACATCATCATCGCGTCGGGCTACGAGGCCGGCGGCCACACCGGTGAGATCGGCTCCATGTCGCTCATCCCGCAGGTGGTGGACGCGGTCGGCGACACGCCCGTGCTGGGCGCAGGCGGCATGGGTGACGGCCGCCACCTGGCGGCGGCCATGGCGCTCGGCGCCTCTGGCATCTGGTGCGGCTCCGTGTGGCTCACCACCAACGAGTCCGACTGCGAGGACGCCCTCGTGGAGAAGATGCTCAAGGCCAGCGAGACCGACACGGTCCGGTCGCGCTGCATCAGCGGCAAGCCGGCCCGTCAGCTCATCACCACGTACACCAAGGCGTGGGAAGAGAAGGACTGCCCGGGCTACTTGCCCATGCCGCTCCAGGGTCTGCTCACGGCCGAGGCCGAGCGCCGCATCCGTCGCCACGCCAACACGGTGAACACCCCCGAGGCCGCCGATCTGCTGGGCACGCCCGTGGGCCAGGTGGTGGGCATGATGAAGACCCGCAAGCCCGCCGGCAAAGTCGTGTACGACTTCGTGGAAGGCTACATCGACGCGGTGGCGCGCTTGAACGCCATGCTGCCCGAAGAGTGA
- a CDS encoding NAD(P)H-hydrate dehydratase yields the protein MLPLLTRAAAREADRHAIEGMGVPGVVLMESAGRGAFEVIAREHAASLERVLLVGGPGQNGGDAWVVARHLARVGHTPRALLVVPDGELGHLAGDARINWHVLAPLGIATTVIAPEQQDVLADALRSATLVVDGVFGTGLARDVSGAWAAVLLAMNAALVPKVALDLPSGVDADTGAVLGTAIHATTTITFGAHKRGLVQRPGRTHAGRVWVADIGVPVGRDAPDHVLEAADLRVLVPPRTPDAHKGSAGHVAIVGGDAGKTGAAFLAGLGALRGGAGLVTLVAPEGGRAVLEHKTVELMTAALPQDQEAAQRLLADKRALVVGPGLGFSPPARALVTELLPRLAPPCVLDADALTLLAESAGGLAELRSAAGPRVLTPHPGEAARLLGVDTASVQAGRYASVEALAARSGQVVVLKGEGTLVAQAGRGLCVCTHGTPAMGTGGTGDVLAGLIGALLASGIPAFEAACAGVLLHALAGERAATGDRGLLASELAHAVPKVLAER from the coding sequence ATGCTCCCGCTGCTGACGCGCGCCGCCGCTCGTGAGGCCGACCGGCACGCCATCGAAGGGATGGGCGTGCCGGGGGTGGTGCTCATGGAGAGCGCGGGACGCGGCGCGTTCGAGGTCATCGCGCGCGAGCACGCGGCCTCGCTGGAGCGCGTGCTGCTGGTGGGCGGGCCCGGCCAGAACGGCGGTGACGCGTGGGTCGTGGCGCGGCACTTGGCGCGGGTGGGGCACACACCGCGTGCGCTGCTGGTGGTGCCCGACGGAGAGCTCGGTCACCTGGCCGGCGATGCGCGCATCAACTGGCACGTGCTCGCCCCGCTGGGCATTGCCACCACGGTCATCGCGCCAGAGCAGCAAGATGTGCTGGCCGACGCGCTGCGCTCCGCCACCTTGGTGGTGGATGGTGTCTTCGGCACGGGGCTGGCGCGTGATGTGAGCGGCGCGTGGGCGGCGGTGCTTCTGGCTATGAACGCGGCGTTGGTGCCCAAGGTGGCGCTCGACCTGCCGAGCGGCGTGGACGCCGACACGGGTGCCGTGCTGGGCACTGCCATTCACGCCACCACCACCATCACCTTCGGCGCGCACAAGCGGGGCCTGGTGCAGCGTCCGGGGCGCACGCATGCCGGGCGCGTGTGGGTGGCCGACATCGGCGTGCCCGTGGGCCGCGACGCGCCCGATCACGTCCTCGAGGCCGCCGACCTTCGCGTGCTGGTGCCCCCACGCACCCCCGACGCTCACAAGGGCAGCGCCGGGCACGTGGCCATCGTGGGCGGTGACGCGGGCAAGACGGGCGCGGCGTTCCTCGCCGGTCTCGGGGCACTGCGGGGTGGGGCAGGCCTCGTCACGCTGGTGGCGCCCGAGGGGGGCCGCGCCGTGCTCGAGCACAAGACCGTGGAGCTGATGACCGCAGCCCTGCCGCAAGACCAGGAGGCCGCCCAGCGGCTGCTCGCCGACAAGCGCGCGCTCGTGGTGGGCCCGGGGCTGGGGTTCTCGCCACCGGCGCGCGCCCTGGTGACCGAGCTGCTGCCACGGCTCGCGCCGCCGTGCGTGCTGGACGCCGACGCGCTGACCCTGCTGGCCGAGAGCGCGGGGGGCCTCGCCGAGCTGCGCAGCGCGGCCGGGCCCCGTGTGCTCACGCCCCACCCGGGCGAAGCAGCGCGGCTGTTGGGCGTGGACACCGCGTCCGTTCAAGCGGGGCGCTACGCGTCCGTGGAAGCGCTGGCCGCGCGCAGCGGTCAAGTGGTGGTGCTGAAGGGTGAGGGCACGCTGGTGGCGCAGGCCGGCCGGGGTCTCTGCGTGTGCACGCACGGCACGCCCGCCATGGGCACGGGTGGCACGGGCGACGTGTTGGCCGGGCTGATCGGCGCGCTGCTGGCCTCGGGGATCCCCGCGTTCGAGGCCGCCTGTGCCGGCGTCCTGCTGCACGCCCTGGCGGGCGAGCGCGCGGCCACGGGGGACCGCGGGCTGCTGGCATCGGAGCTGGCGCACGCCGTTCCGAAAGTGCTCGCGGAGCGCTGA
- the sucC gene encoding ADP-forming succinate--CoA ligase subunit beta — translation MNIHEYQAKELYRKYGIPVPQGIPCMSPEEAVAAAKKLIADTGNEFVVVKAQIHAGGRGKAGGVKVCKGIEAATAAAHDIFGKVLVTPQTGPEGKKVQRLLVEQGLAIKSELYLALVVDRETKKIAIMASTEGGMDIEEVAHNTPEKIHMVYFHADAGLQDHHVRKLAFALGLTKGEQKNFHVLMTNLAKCFIAEDCSIAEINPLILTKDEQVLALDAKVNFDGNAGFRHEAYWDSVRDLSEEAATETEAAEAGLSYIQLDGNIGCLVNGAGLAMSTMDTIKHFGGEPANFLDVGGGASQESVTKAFKIILQSPSVQGIFVNIFGGIMRCDVIANGVVAASKELGLKVPLVVRLAGTNVEQGKEILNNSGLQIVAADTMAEGAKKIVELAKGV, via the coding sequence ATGAACATTCACGAGTATCAGGCGAAGGAGCTGTACCGAAAGTACGGCATCCCGGTGCCGCAGGGCATCCCCTGCATGTCGCCGGAGGAGGCCGTTGCGGCCGCCAAGAAGTTGATCGCGGACACCGGCAACGAGTTCGTCGTCGTCAAGGCCCAGATCCACGCTGGCGGCCGCGGTAAGGCCGGCGGCGTCAAGGTCTGCAAGGGCATCGAAGCAGCCACGGCCGCGGCCCACGACATCTTCGGCAAGGTGCTCGTCACCCCGCAGACCGGCCCCGAGGGCAAGAAGGTCCAGCGCCTGCTCGTCGAGCAGGGCCTCGCCATCAAGAGCGAGCTGTACCTGGCGCTCGTGGTGGACCGCGAGACCAAGAAGATCGCAATCATGGCCTCCACCGAGGGCGGCATGGACATCGAGGAGGTGGCCCACAACACCCCCGAGAAGATCCACATGGTGTACTTCCACGCCGACGCCGGGCTCCAGGACCACCATGTCCGCAAGTTGGCGTTCGCTCTCGGCCTCACCAAGGGCGAGCAGAAGAACTTCCACGTCCTGATGACCAACCTCGCGAAGTGCTTCATCGCAGAGGACTGCTCCATCGCCGAGATCAACCCGCTCATCCTCACGAAGGACGAGCAGGTGCTCGCGCTCGACGCCAAGGTGAACTTCGACGGCAACGCCGGGTTCCGCCACGAGGCGTACTGGGACTCCGTTCGCGACCTCTCGGAGGAGGCGGCCACGGAGACCGAGGCGGCTGAGGCCGGCCTCAGCTACATCCAGCTCGACGGCAACATCGGCTGCTTGGTCAACGGCGCGGGCTTGGCCATGTCCACCATGGACACCATCAAGCACTTCGGCGGCGAGCCGGCCAACTTCCTCGACGTGGGCGGCGGCGCCAGCCAGGAGTCGGTCACCAAGGCGTTCAAGATCATCCTGCAGTCGCCCAGCGTGCAGGGCATCTTCGTCAACATCTTCGGCGGCATCATGCGCTGCGACGTCATCGCCAACGGCGTGGTCGCGGCCAGCAAGGAGCTGGGCCTCAAGGTGCCGCTCGTGGTGCGCCTGGCCGGCACCAACGTGGAGCAGGGCAAGGAAATCCTCAATAACTCGGGTCTTCAGATCGTCGCCGCCGACACCATGGCGGAGGGCGCAAAGAAGATCGTCGAGCTGGCAAAGGGCGTTTGA